From a region of the Pseudomonadaceae bacterium SI-3 genome:
- a CDS encoding DUF4440 domain-containing protein yields MNNLTQTQDEARIRQLTETFQQATVRKDLDTIMAQYAADVRAFDAVGPLQFKSAEAYRQHWQSCFDFCQGEGFFDISELEINVSGDLAYSHFLSHCGGTDEKGDMQSGWMRGSRCWRRQDGDWKVVHEHFSMPFDMASGQVNFGIEPEPQVGVAG; encoded by the coding sequence ATGAACAACCTTACCCAAACGCAGGACGAAGCCCGGATCCGCCAACTCACCGAAACCTTCCAGCAGGCCACCGTGCGCAAGGATCTGGACACCATCATGGCGCAGTACGCCGCAGACGTACGGGCCTTCGATGCGGTTGGCCCGCTGCAATTCAAAAGCGCCGAGGCGTACCGCCAACACTGGCAAAGCTGCTTCGATTTTTGCCAGGGCGAAGGCTTTTTCGACATCAGTGAGCTCGAGATTAACGTCAGCGGCGACCTGGCCTATAGTCATTTCCTGAGCCACTGCGGCGGCACCGATGAAAAAGGTGACATGCAGTCCGGATGGATGCGCGGCAGCCGCTGCTGGCGTCGTCAGGACGGCGACTGGAAGGTCGTCCATGAGCATTTCTCGATGCCATTCGACATGGCCAGCGGCCAAGTCAATTTCGGCATCGAACCCGAACCACAAGTTGGCGTAGCCGGCTGA
- a CDS encoding YciI family protein: MKYLCLVYYDEQRVDSMTDEQWAALVEQCIANSERLKQSGQFIAGEPLQSVRTAKTVRVREGAVSVVDGPFAETREQLAGFYLLEAQDLDEALRLAAKIPPAQLGSIEVRPLRQLPDR; the protein is encoded by the coding sequence ATGAAATACCTGTGTCTGGTCTATTACGACGAGCAGCGCGTGGATTCGATGACTGACGAGCAGTGGGCGGCGCTGGTCGAGCAATGCATTGCCAACAGCGAGCGGCTCAAGCAGAGCGGGCAGTTCATCGCCGGCGAGCCGCTGCAATCGGTGCGTACCGCCAAGACGGTGCGGGTCCGCGAGGGCGCGGTTTCGGTCGTCGACGGCCCGTTCGCCGAAACCCGCGAGCAATTGGCGGGCTTCTATCTGCTCGAAGCGCAGGACCTGGATGAGGCCCTGCGCTTGGCGGCAAAGATCCCACCCGCGCAACTGGGCAGTATCGAAGTTCGCCCGTTGCGCCAGTTACCTGATCGTTAA
- a CDS encoding RNA polymerase subunit sigma-24, whose amino-acid sequence MAEIDSLYRTQSRRVLATLIRLLGDFELAEEALHDAFIAAVQQWPRDGLPSNPRAWLVSAGRFKAIDGLRRRARFDASLSLLADQLDSHEEPEWEHEDLEDDRLRLIFTCCHPALPADAQVALTLREVCDLKTEEIARAFLVSPSTIAQRIVRAKQKIRDAGIPYRVPTREELPARLDNVLRVIYLVFNEGYSASSGSKLTRADLSAEAIRLGRLLLELLPDPELMGLLALMLLHDSRRAARTDEAGELVRLDEQDRSRWNQAQIVEGAALVERALASGRFGPYTVQAAIVAVHAEAASSAETDWAQIVGLYDLLLRICPSPVIELNRAVALAMRDGATVGLAAIDRLLARGELRDYHLLHAARADFCRQLGRLDEAREAYRTALALAHLEPEKRFLQQQLNELDTGPREA is encoded by the coding sequence CTGGCCGAAATCGACAGTCTTTACCGCACTCAATCGCGGCGGGTGCTGGCGACGCTGATTCGCTTGTTGGGTGATTTCGAACTGGCCGAAGAAGCCTTGCACGACGCCTTTATCGCAGCGGTGCAGCAGTGGCCGCGTGATGGTCTGCCCTCCAATCCCCGTGCCTGGCTGGTCTCGGCGGGTCGCTTCAAGGCCATCGACGGGCTGCGCCGGCGGGCACGTTTCGATGCATCGCTGAGCCTGCTGGCCGATCAGCTGGACAGCCATGAAGAACCCGAATGGGAGCATGAAGACCTCGAAGATGATCGGTTGCGACTGATCTTCACCTGCTGCCACCCGGCGTTACCGGCCGATGCGCAGGTGGCGCTGACGCTGCGAGAGGTCTGCGATCTCAAGACCGAAGAGATTGCGCGAGCCTTTCTCGTCTCCCCCAGCACCATTGCCCAGCGCATCGTGCGGGCCAAGCAGAAGATCCGCGACGCGGGGATTCCCTACCGGGTGCCCACACGCGAAGAGCTGCCGGCTCGACTGGATAACGTGTTGCGGGTGATCTATCTGGTCTTCAACGAAGGCTATTCCGCCTCCAGCGGCAGCAAGCTGACCCGTGCAGACCTCAGCGCGGAGGCCATCCGTCTCGGTCGTCTGCTGCTCGAACTGTTGCCGGACCCCGAGCTGATGGGGTTGCTAGCGTTGATGCTGCTGCACGACTCGCGCCGCGCCGCGCGTACCGATGAGGCCGGCGAGCTGGTGCGCCTCGACGAGCAGGACCGCAGCCGCTGGAATCAGGCGCAGATCGTTGAAGGTGCCGCGCTGGTTGAGCGAGCGCTCGCCTCTGGGCGCTTCGGCCCTTATACCGTTCAGGCCGCCATCGTCGCCGTACACGCCGAGGCCGCATCTTCTGCTGAGACTGATTGGGCGCAGATTGTCGGGCTCTATGACCTGTTGCTGCGCATCTGCCCGTCGCCGGTCATCGAGCTAAATCGTGCGGTGGCGCTGGCGATGCGTGACGGTGCCACGGTCGGGCTGGCCGCGATCGACAGATTGCTGGCCCGCGGCGAACTGCGTGACTACCACCTGCTGCACGCCGCCCGCGCTGACTTTTGTCGCCAGCTGGGCCGTCTGGACGAGGCCCGCGAGGCCTACCGAACCGCGTTGGCCTTGGCCCATTTGGAGCCGGAAAAGCGCTTTTTGCAGCAGCAGCTCAATGAGCTGGATACCGGGCCGCGGGAGGCTTGA
- a CDS encoding DNA-binding response regulator, translating into MSGQVIFIDDEAAIRHAVQQWLELSGFSVQTCARAHEALAIVDRGFPGVLISDVRMPDLDGLGLLEKLVALDPELPVIMVTGHGDVPMAVQALRQGAYDFIEKPFTPERLLDSVRRAQDKRRLVCENRQLREQFTRKGRIESMLLGVSRTMENLRRQVLELAGTDVNVLIRGDTGSGKEQVARCLHDFSPRARNPFVALNCAAIPETIFESELFGHESGAFTGAQGKRIGRIEHAHGGTLFLDEIESMPLAQQVKLLRVLQEKTLERLGSNRSIEVDLRVISASKPDLLEEVRGGRFREDLLYRLNVAELHIPPLRDRREDIPLLFDHFATQAAQRHGRDPVPASPAELAQLLTHDWPGNVRELINAAERHALGLTPPSPATPPTAITGTSLADQMEAFEAQCLHSALQQHKGNISEVMAQLQLPRRTLNEKMQRHGLSRSDYLPAGAAEG; encoded by the coding sequence ATGAGCGGTCAGGTGATCTTCATCGATGACGAGGCGGCAATTCGCCACGCAGTGCAGCAGTGGCTGGAGCTGTCCGGCTTCAGCGTGCAAACCTGCGCCCGTGCCCACGAAGCGCTGGCTATCGTCGACCGGGGCTTTCCCGGCGTGCTGATCAGCGACGTGCGGATGCCGGACCTGGACGGCCTTGGCCTCCTGGAGAAGCTGGTGGCGCTGGACCCGGAGCTGCCGGTGATCATGGTGACCGGCCACGGCGATGTGCCGATGGCGGTCCAGGCGCTGCGCCAGGGAGCCTACGACTTCATCGAGAAGCCCTTCACCCCGGAGCGCCTGCTCGACAGTGTCCGCCGTGCGCAGGACAAGCGCCGGCTGGTCTGCGAGAACCGGCAGTTGCGGGAACAGTTCACCCGTAAAGGCCGCATCGAATCGATGCTGCTTGGTGTCTCGCGGACGATGGAGAACCTTCGCCGCCAGGTGCTGGAACTGGCGGGCACGGACGTCAACGTGCTGATTCGCGGCGACACGGGGAGCGGCAAGGAGCAGGTTGCGCGCTGCCTGCATGATTTCAGCCCGCGGGCGCGCAACCCCTTCGTCGCGCTCAATTGCGCGGCGATTCCGGAAACCATCTTCGAAAGCGAGCTATTCGGCCACGAGAGCGGCGCGTTCACCGGTGCCCAGGGCAAACGCATCGGCCGCATCGAGCATGCCCACGGCGGCACCCTGTTTCTCGACGAGATCGAGAGCATGCCGCTGGCCCAGCAGGTCAAGCTGCTGCGCGTCCTGCAGGAAAAAACGCTGGAACGGCTGGGCTCGAACCGCAGCATCGAGGTCGACCTGCGCGTGATCAGCGCGTCCAAGCCGGACCTGCTGGAAGAGGTGCGTGGCGGGCGCTTCCGTGAGGATCTGCTGTACCGCCTGAACGTCGCCGAACTGCACATCCCGCCGCTGCGTGATCGCCGCGAGGACATTCCCCTGTTGTTCGATCACTTTGCCACCCAGGCTGCACAACGCCACGGCCGCGATCCGGTCCCGGCCAGCCCGGCCGAACTGGCGCAGCTGCTCACCCACGACTGGCCCGGCAACGTGCGCGAACTGATCAACGCCGCCGAGCGCCACGCCCTGGGCCTGACGCCACCTTCACCCGCCACGCCCCCGACAGCCATCACCGGCACGTCACTGGCCGACCAGATGGAAGCCTTCGAAGCCCAGTGCCTGCACAGCGCCCTGCAACAGCACAAAGGCAACATCAGCGAAGTCATGGCGCAACTGCAGCTGCCCCGCCGCACCCTCAACGAAAAGATGCAACGCCACGGGCTGAGCCGCAGCGATTACCTGCCCGCCGGCGCTGCAGAGGGTTGA
- a CDS encoding two-component sensor histidine kinase yields MPAQTSRYRVALITSLILAGLLLSMYWAGRIAEQRAWTERSQEAAGQLELYAQAIHTQVQRFRSVPALLALDSDIQALLNNPSDQALRGQLNHRLEEQNQAAGSSVLYLLDRHGETLAASNWRDWSSFVGNNYAFRPYFIDAVANDSGRYFAVGVTTGIPGYFLSSSVKNADGEVIGVLVVKLELEDMQREWVGQSGILLISDSLDIVILTNRPAWRFRYLRPLSDAVRDRLVAVRRYAEQNLQPLVSQSLQHIADNSERRLVDGPDGRRDYLWQRLALPEEDWTLHLLQEPQLVAANVRSYRLAAAGVWMTLAFLLLYLAQRRKTLRVERRSRNELERLVEERTRELNTTQDELVHAARMAALGQMSAALAHEINQPLTALRMQLASQRLLLDSGRTDAVREGIGQVEGLLERMAALTSHLKTFARKSPAGLRQRLSLAEVLGQALQLLGPRIRSEGVEVICQVPSEAWVNGDAIRLEQVLINLLTNALDAMCNAETKTLRILCQAQGDGWTLSVADSGGGIADEHLDQVFEPFFTTKPVGHGLGLGLAVSYGIVRDLGGSLSVHNDAQGAVFELHMPAAESPGAE; encoded by the coding sequence ATGCCAGCCCAGACCAGCCGCTACCGCGTCGCCCTGATCACTTCGCTCATTCTGGCCGGGCTACTGCTGAGCATGTATTGGGCCGGGCGCATCGCCGAGCAACGTGCCTGGACCGAGCGCAGCCAGGAGGCCGCTGGCCAGCTCGAGTTATATGCCCAAGCGATCCACACCCAGGTGCAACGCTTCCGCTCGGTGCCCGCGCTGCTGGCGCTCGACAGTGACATTCAGGCGCTGCTGAACAACCCTAGCGACCAAGCCCTGCGCGGGCAACTCAATCATCGACTGGAGGAGCAGAATCAGGCCGCAGGCTCGTCGGTGCTCTACCTGCTCGACCGCCATGGCGAAACCCTGGCGGCCAGCAACTGGCGCGACTGGAGCAGCTTCGTCGGTAACAACTACGCCTTTCGGCCCTATTTCATCGATGCGGTGGCCAACGACTCGGGCCGCTACTTCGCCGTCGGCGTAACCACAGGCATCCCCGGCTATTTCCTCTCCAGCTCGGTCAAAAATGCCGACGGCGAAGTGATCGGCGTGCTGGTGGTCAAGCTCGAACTTGAAGACATGCAGCGCGAATGGGTCGGACAGTCCGGCATCCTGCTGATCTCCGACTCGCTGGACATCGTCATCCTGACCAACCGTCCGGCCTGGCGCTTCCGTTACCTGCGCCCGCTCAGCGACGCGGTGCGCGACCGCCTTGTCGCGGTCCGCCGCTACGCCGAACAGAACCTGCAGCCGCTGGTCAGCCAAAGCCTGCAGCATATCGCCGATAACAGCGAACGGCGCCTGGTCGACGGGCCCGATGGCCGCCGCGACTACCTCTGGCAACGCTTGGCGCTGCCGGAGGAAGACTGGACCCTGCACCTGCTACAGGAGCCGCAACTGGTGGCCGCCAATGTCCGCAGCTATCGCCTGGCCGCGGCGGGCGTCTGGATGACGCTAGCGTTCCTGCTCTTGTACCTGGCCCAACGGCGCAAGACCCTGCGTGTGGAGCGACGCAGCCGAAACGAGCTGGAGCGCCTGGTAGAGGAACGTACCCGCGAGCTGAACACAACGCAGGATGAACTGGTGCATGCCGCGCGCATGGCCGCGCTGGGGCAGATGTCGGCCGCCCTCGCCCACGAAATCAACCAGCCACTGACGGCCCTGCGCATGCAACTGGCCAGCCAGCGGTTGCTGCTGGACAGTGGCCGCACCGACGCCGTGCGCGAAGGCATCGGCCAGGTCGAAGGCCTGCTCGAACGCATGGCCGCGCTGACCAGTCACCTGAAGACCTTCGCGCGCAAGAGCCCCGCCGGGCTGCGCCAACGATTGAGCCTGGCCGAGGTACTGGGCCAGGCGCTGCAATTGCTCGGGCCGCGTATTCGCAGCGAAGGGGTTGAGGTGATCTGTCAGGTGCCGTCTGAGGCCTGGGTCAATGGCGATGCGATTCGCCTGGAGCAGGTGCTGATCAATCTGCTGACCAACGCGCTAGACGCCATGTGCAATGCCGAGACCAAAACGCTGCGCATCCTCTGCCAGGCTCAGGGCGACGGTTGGACGCTGAGTGTCGCCGACAGTGGTGGTGGCATCGCTGATGAGCATCTGGACCAGGTCTTCGAGCCGTTCTTCACCACCAAACCGGTCGGCCACGGGCTCGGCCTCGGCCTTGCCGTCTCCTACGGCATCGTGCGCGACCTTGGCGGCAGCCTCAGCGTGCACAACGATGCGCAGGGCGCGGTGTTCGAACTGCATATGCCAGCGGCCGAATCGCCCGGCGCCGAGTAG
- a CDS encoding phosphodiesterase — translation MLKKIPADAVRLGMYLHAFEGSWLSHPFWKNKFILDDPVDVQRLRQSGLLAVWIDTSKGVDVVDPAVVLSTPASTPPPEAPTAPVVARCSARDELQRAARVLNRSKKAITELFNEARLGNAINVESCLPLVAEISDSLVRNSSALIGLARLKHKDEYTYMHSVAVCALMVSLARQLGLSEDLVREAGLAGLLHDVGKMAMPVEVLNKPGSLTDAEYAVMRSHPERGHALLLAAGSIPASALDVCLHHHEKSDGSGYPHRLQGEAISLFARMGAVCDVYDAITSNRPYKKAWNPAESLARMAQWTGHFDIQVFHAFVRSVGIYPLGSLVRLESGRLGVVIDQHPEKLTEPLVRVFFSAKAKAPIQQLDLDLSRPGANDRIVGREDPAQWGFGNLDDFWR, via the coding sequence ATGCTGAAGAAAATTCCTGCCGATGCGGTGCGCTTAGGCATGTATCTCCACGCATTCGAAGGCAGCTGGCTTTCGCATCCGTTCTGGAAAAATAAGTTCATCCTCGACGATCCTGTAGATGTGCAGCGTCTGCGCCAGAGCGGGCTGTTGGCCGTTTGGATCGATACCAGCAAGGGCGTCGATGTCGTCGATCCGGCGGTGGTGCTTTCCACGCCGGCCTCGACTCCTCCGCCTGAAGCGCCTACCGCTCCGGTCGTGGCGCGCTGCAGTGCGCGTGATGAACTGCAGCGAGCTGCCCGCGTGCTCAACCGTTCGAAGAAGGCGATCACCGAACTCTTCAACGAGGCACGGCTGGGCAATGCGATCAACGTCGAAAGCTGCCTGCCACTGGTGGCGGAGATCAGCGACTCGTTGGTGCGCAACAGCTCGGCGTTGATCGGCCTGGCGCGGCTCAAGCACAAGGACGAATACACCTACATGCACTCGGTGGCCGTCTGCGCATTGATGGTATCGCTGGCTCGGCAGCTCGGCCTGAGCGAAGACCTCGTGCGTGAGGCCGGCCTGGCGGGGTTGTTACACGACGTGGGCAAGATGGCCATGCCAGTGGAGGTACTGAACAAACCCGGCAGCCTGACCGATGCCGAATACGCCGTGATGCGCAGCCACCCCGAGCGGGGGCATGCGCTGCTGCTGGCAGCAGGATCAATTCCCGCATCCGCACTGGACGTCTGCTTGCACCACCATGAAAAATCCGACGGCAGCGGCTATCCGCATCGCTTGCAAGGCGAGGCCATCAGCCTGTTCGCGCGGATGGGTGCGGTCTGCGATGTATACGACGCCATCACCTCCAACCGTCCTTATAAGAAGGCATGGAACCCGGCGGAGTCGCTGGCCCGCATGGCGCAATGGACTGGCCACTTCGATATCCAAGTGTTTCACGCCTTCGTACGTTCGGTGGGCATCTATCCGCTCGGCTCCTTGGTGCGGCTGGAATCCGGCCGGCTCGGTGTGGTGATCGACCAGCACCCAGAAAAACTCACCGAACCGCTGGTGCGGGTGTTCTTCTCGGCGAAGGCCAAGGCCCCAATCCAGCAGCTGGACCTGGATCTCTCTCGGCCGGGTGCGAATGACCGCATCGTGGGCCGGGAGGACCCTGCTCAGTGGGGCTTCGGCAACCTCGATGACTTCTGGCGGTAG
- a CDS encoding sodium-independent anion transporter, which produces MLHSLKQNWFCNIRGDVLAGLVVALALIPEAIAFSIIAGVDPRVGLYASFCIAVVIAFVGGRPGMISAATGAMALLMVTLVREHGLQYLLAATLLCGVLQIGAGYLRLGSLMRFVSRSVVTGFVNALAILIFMAQLPELMNVTWHVYAMTAAGLGIIYLFPYVPTIGRIIPSPLVCILSMTAVAVYFGLDIRTVADMGDLPDTLPIFLWPEVPLNFETLAIIFPYSAALAVVGLLESLMTATIVDDLTDTGSDKNRECKGQGVANIVSGMFGGMAGCAMIGQSVINVKSGGRTRLSTLIAGVVLLLMVVFLSDWVGQIPMAALVAVMIMVSIGTFSWDSLRNLKRYPLSTNIVMVVTVVVVVFTHNLAYGVLAGVLLAALFFANKVGHYLRIDSQLDADGNQRTYRVVGQVFFSSSDKFTAAFDFKEALSRVIIDLTHAHFWDITAVAALDKVVVKLRREGSDVQVLGLNEASATIVDRFGVHDKPEAIDELMSH; this is translated from the coding sequence ATGCTTCATTCACTGAAACAAAACTGGTTCTGCAACATTCGTGGCGACGTGCTCGCCGGTCTCGTCGTAGCCCTGGCATTGATTCCGGAAGCGATCGCCTTCTCGATCATCGCTGGGGTCGACCCACGCGTCGGCCTCTATGCCTCCTTCTGCATCGCCGTGGTGATTGCCTTCGTGGGTGGCCGCCCGGGCATGATTTCCGCCGCCACCGGGGCGATGGCGCTGCTGATGGTGACGCTGGTGCGCGAGCACGGCCTGCAATACCTGCTGGCGGCGACGCTGCTCTGCGGCGTGTTGCAGATCGGCGCCGGCTATCTGCGCCTCGGCTCGCTGATGCGCTTTGTCTCGCGCTCGGTGGTCACCGGCTTCGTCAACGCCCTGGCGATTCTGATCTTCATGGCGCAGCTGCCGGAGCTGATGAACGTCACCTGGCACGTCTACGCCATGACTGCGGCAGGCCTGGGTATCATCTACCTGTTCCCCTACGTGCCGACGATCGGCCGGATCATCCCGTCGCCGCTTGTCTGCATCCTCTCGATGACTGCAGTCGCTGTGTACTTTGGCTTGGATATCCGCACCGTGGCTGACATGGGCGATCTGCCGGATACGCTGCCGATTTTCCTCTGGCCCGAAGTGCCGCTGAATTTCGAGACCCTCGCGATCATCTTCCCGTACTCGGCCGCATTGGCCGTGGTCGGCCTGCTGGAGTCGCTGATGACGGCGACCATCGTGGACGACCTCACCGACACTGGCAGCGACAAGAACCGCGAGTGCAAAGGCCAGGGCGTCGCCAACATCGTCTCTGGCATGTTCGGTGGTATGGCCGGCTGCGCGATGATCGGCCAGTCGGTGATTAACGTGAAATCCGGCGGCCGCACCCGGCTGTCGACCCTGATCGCCGGCGTCGTGCTGCTGCTGATGGTGGTGTTCTTGAGCGACTGGGTCGGCCAGATACCCATGGCGGCGCTGGTGGCCGTGATGATCATGGTCTCCATCGGCACCTTCAGCTGGGATTCGCTGCGCAACCTGAAACGCTACCCGCTGTCGACCAACATCGTGATGGTGGTCACCGTGGTGGTGGTGGTCTTCACCCACAACCTCGCGTACGGCGTGCTGGCGGGTGTGCTGCTGGCGGCGCTGTTCTTCGCCAACAAGGTCGGCCACTACCTGCGTATCGATTCGCAACTGGACGCCGACGGCAACCAGCGTACCTACCGAGTGGTGGGCCAGGTGTTCTTCAGCTCGTCCGACAAATTCACCGCCGCGTTCGACTTCAAGGAAGCGCTTTCCCGCGTCATCATCGACCTGACCCATGCGCATTTCTGGGACATCACCGCGGTTGCCGCGCTTGATAAGGTCGTCGTCAAACTCCGTCGTGAGGGTTCCGATGTCCAAGTGCTAGGGTTGAACGAAGCCAGCGCGACCATCGTCGACCGCTTCGGTGTACATGACAAACCCGAAGCCATCGACGAGCTGATGAGCCACTGA
- a CDS encoding universal stress protein UspA — MNNVLACIDGSPQAAAVCDCAAWASLQLDAPLTLLHVLDQQQYPAAGNLSGIIGLGSREYLLEELAALDEKRSKLALEEGRMMLDSAKQRVVTAGVMQPDVRQRHGDLVESLRELESDTRLLVIGKQGEDSGTDLQLIGSQLESVIRTLHRPMLVTPASFSVPNSVMLAFDGSATTRKGVEMLASSPLFKGIPIHLVMVGEDTGDSRALLESARDALTAAGFEVHIAIRAGEVGPTLHAYQAEHGIGLLVMGAYGHSRIRQFLVGSTTTSMIRSTTTPLLLLR; from the coding sequence ATGAACAACGTATTGGCTTGCATCGACGGTTCCCCACAAGCTGCGGCCGTCTGCGATTGCGCCGCCTGGGCCAGCCTGCAGCTGGATGCACCGTTGACCTTGCTGCATGTGCTCGACCAGCAGCAGTACCCGGCAGCCGGCAACCTCAGCGGCATCATCGGCCTCGGTAGCCGTGAGTACCTGCTCGAAGAACTCGCCGCGCTGGACGAGAAGCGCAGCAAGCTGGCGCTCGAGGAAGGCCGGATGATGCTCGACTCAGCCAAGCAGCGCGTCGTGACTGCCGGGGTGATGCAACCTGACGTCCGCCAGCGCCATGGCGACCTAGTGGAAAGTCTGCGCGAGCTGGAGTCCGACACGCGCCTGCTGGTGATCGGCAAGCAGGGTGAGGACAGCGGCACCGACCTGCAGCTCATCGGCAGCCAGCTGGAAAGCGTGATTCGTACCTTGCACCGGCCGATGCTGGTCACCCCCGCGAGCTTCTCTGTGCCCAACAGCGTCATGCTCGCGTTCGATGGCAGCGCTACCACCCGCAAGGGCGTAGAAATGCTGGCCTCCAGTCCGCTGTTCAAAGGCATACCGATCCATCTGGTGATGGTCGGTGAGGATACCGGCGACAGCCGCGCACTGTTGGAGTCCGCGCGCGATGCGCTGACGGCGGCAGGCTTCGAAGTGCACATCGCGATTCGTGCCGGCGAAGTAGGACCGACCTTGCATGCCTACCAGGCCGAACATGGCATCGGGCTGCTGGTGATGGGCGCTTATGGGCACTCACGGATTCGCCAGTTCCTCGTTGGCAGTACGACCACCAGCATGATTCGCTCGACCACCACGCCACTGCTGCTGTTGCGCTGA
- a CDS encoding SAM-dependent methyltransferase, which translates to MLATLLPTLRELELPLRLRLWDGNEIDLGPAPSVTLEIKDPNLIPQLAHPSLALLGGAYVEGKVDLHGPLEEVIRIGDEISRALGDQHSQLPVREAHDKATDAEAISYHYDLSNEFYQLWLDRDMVYSCGYFETGSEDLDQAQQAKLRHLCRKLRLQPGDRLLDVGCGWGGLARFAAREYGAQVLGITLSAEQLKLGRERVAAEGLEDRVQIELMDYRDLPQEGQFDKVVSVGMFEHVGHANMPLYCQQLSAVVRPGGLVLNHGITSRHTDGRPVSHGAGEFIDQYVFPHGELPHLTSIGACISESGLEIVDVESLRLHYARTLQFWSERLESSLQEAQRIVPDRALRIWRVYLAGCAYGFRRNWINLHQILASKPLPDGGHELPWSRADIYR; encoded by the coding sequence ATGTTGGCCACATTGCTTCCTACCTTGCGAGAATTGGAGTTGCCGTTGCGTCTGCGGCTCTGGGACGGCAATGAGATCGATCTCGGGCCCGCACCCAGCGTGACACTGGAGATCAAGGATCCCAACCTGATTCCGCAGCTGGCCCACCCCAGCCTGGCCTTGCTTGGCGGCGCTTACGTCGAAGGAAAAGTCGATCTTCACGGCCCGCTGGAAGAGGTGATCCGCATCGGCGACGAGATCAGCCGGGCACTGGGCGACCAACATTCGCAGCTGCCGGTGCGTGAAGCCCATGACAAGGCCACTGACGCCGAGGCGATTTCCTATCACTACGACCTGTCCAACGAGTTCTATCAGCTCTGGCTCGACCGCGACATGGTCTACTCCTGCGGCTATTTCGAGACGGGCAGCGAAGACCTCGATCAGGCGCAGCAGGCCAAGCTCCGGCACCTGTGTCGCAAGTTGCGCCTGCAGCCCGGCGATCGGCTGCTGGATGTCGGTTGTGGCTGGGGTGGGCTGGCGCGGTTTGCAGCTCGTGAATACGGGGCACAGGTGCTCGGCATAACGCTCAGCGCTGAACAGCTGAAGCTCGGGCGTGAACGGGTCGCGGCCGAGGGGCTGGAAGATCGAGTCCAGATTGAGCTGATGGACTATCGAGATTTACCCCAGGAAGGACAGTTCGACAAGGTAGTCAGTGTCGGCATGTTCGAGCATGTCGGGCACGCCAATATGCCGCTGTATTGCCAACAGCTGTCCGCGGTGGTTCGCCCAGGCGGCTTGGTCCTCAACCATGGCATCACCTCACGGCACACCGATGGCCGGCCGGTTTCCCATGGCGCGGGCGAGTTCATCGACCAATACGTGTTCCCCCACGGCGAGCTGCCGCATTTGACGAGCATCGGTGCCTGCATCAGCGAATCAGGGCTTGAAATCGTCGATGTGGAGAGCCTGCGCCTGCATTACGCACGTACCCTGCAGTTCTGGAGCGAGCGGTTGGAATCGAGCTTGCAAGAGGCGCAGCGGATAGTTCCAGACCGCGCCTTGCGCATCTGGCGGGTGTATCTGGCAGGCTGTGCCTATGGCTTTCGCCGCAACTGGATCAACCTGCATCAGATCCTGGCAAGTAAACCCTTGCCTGATGGCGGCCATGAATTGCCTTGGTCGCGGGCAGACATCTACCGTTAA